The Tenrec ecaudatus isolate mTenEca1 chromosome 8, mTenEca1.hap1, whole genome shotgun sequence DNA window tcacaaggtgttgatgggatcaggtatcaggcatcaaagaacaaaaaatcatatcattgtgaatgaggggggagtgcagagtggggatccaaagcccatctgtaggcaattggacatccccttacagaagggtcgcggggagatgagccagtcatggtgcagtatagaaATGAtgcaacatacaattttcctctagttctttaatgcttccttccccccaaccccctcactatcatgatcccaattctaccttacaaatccaggtagaccaaagaatgtacactggtacagataagaactggaaacacaaggaatccaggagagataaacccctcaggaccaataattagagtagagataccaggagggtaaggggaaggtggatagaaaggggaaaccgatcacaaggatctacatataactccctccctgggggtcggacaacagaaaagtacgtgaagggagacatcaggcagtgtaagacatgaaaaagtaataataatttataaattatcaaaggtttgtgagggaagcggggtgggaagggaggggggaaaatgaggagctgatgtcaagggctcaagtagaaaatgttttgagaatgatggtggcaacaaatgtacaaatgtgcttgacacaagggatgaatgtctggattgtgataagacttgtaggagcccccaataaaatgatttttttttaaaaaaaaaaaagagctcccaatacattttaaaaagaagaaaactaaatCCATCCTTTCCCTCCAGGAGAAACCATCATCACTTGGGACATACAAATtcaattttttaattcattcgtTTGTCTCATTAACATGAGATGTGCAGGAGGCAGGCCCAAAGTGGGGTCTTTCATCCCCCCTCCTCCCTAGACACCCGGCCCCCCACCAGGCACAGACAGACCGTTAAAGGGCCAGGCTCATGAATCAGTTTACAAATGTAAAGGCTGCAGCAGCGGGGCACAGAGATGGGGAAAtgcgggaggaagggggaggcaaAGGGAGAGGAAGAAACAAGGGGGTCTGGAAATGGGCCGGAGATGAAGGAGAATGGAGAGGGTCTAATAGAAAGggggaaggcggggggggggggtggggtgggtggggggtgggggggcggaggggaggaAGACATAGTAGTAGTTTGTCTGGGCTCTTACAGAGACACGCTTTAAATAATTGCAAGGCTTCCCCATTGACTCAAAAGAGCACCCGCTctatgattaattttttaaagagcaGGCCGATTTTAATCATGGCAAACACAATGATCGCAGTTATTATGACTTGAGTgactaaaagcagaaaataaagacCCCAAAATAGGCTCTGGTCCTCGCGTTCGCTCCTGGCCACCGGCTGGACCCATGCCCAGGGCTCCGAGCGGTTGGGCCCCCAGGCCCGGAGGGCGGCGGCCTGGGAGCGGGCTTCCAGGGAGAGCTCCATGGGCGGGTGGGGGGACGGCCCCCGGGGGCCCGGGCAGCCCGCGTCGCGCTCCAGCAGGGCCCCGAGGGGCAGGCCAGCGAGGCGGCCGGGGCCGCGGCACCGCGGGGGCTCGGCGGCCGGGCGCAGGAGGTGCGCGCGCCCCCGCAGCCAGCCCAGGAAGGGCTGCAGGCTGCAGTCGCAGCGCCAGGGGTTGTGCCCCAGCCAGAGCTCGGCGAGCCGGGGCAGGGCCTCGAACACGTCGCCGGGCAGGGTCTGCAGCTCGTTGTGGTCGAGCTGCACGCTCTCCAGGCTGCTGAGGTCGCGGAGGAGCGCGCCGGGCAGGCTCCGCAGCCCGTTGTGGCGCAGCGCCAGCCGCCGCAGCCCGGCCAGACCCTGGAAGGCGCCCTCGGGCAGCGCGCTCAGGCGCGGGCTCAGGCTCACGTCCAAGGCCTGCAGGCCGCTCAGGTTGCGGAAGACGGCGTCGGGCAGGGTGCGCAGCTGGGTGCGGTTGAGCCACATCTCCCGCAGGCCGGGCAGCTCCCCGAAGAGCACCGGGGGGAGCTCTTCCAGCGGGTTCTCAAAGAGGGTCAGGCGAGTGACATTGTGCACGTGGAGAAAGAGGGCGCGGGGCAGAAGCACCAGGCGGTTTGCGGACAAGGTCAAAGCGCGCAGGTGGCCGAGCCGGTCGAAAGCCCCGGGGGCGATGGAGTGGATGCGATTCGAATGGAGCTGCAGATCCCGCAGGGCGCCCAGGCGGTCCAGCAGCCCGGCATCCAGGGCCGTGAGCTGGTTCGAAGACAGCAGAAGTTTCTCAAGCCGAACCTGTGACCCCAGCAGCCCCTTGGGCAGGTGGGTCAAATTGTTTCCAGACAAATCCAACACTTTCAGGTGGCCCAGGTGCTGGAAGAGATTAGCGGGGAGGAAAGCGAGTTGATTCCGGTTCAGGAATAGCTTCTGCAGGTTACCCAGCTTCTGAAACATGTCTGGGTCAACGCTGCTGAGCGCATTGTGGTCCAAAAGCAGCTGTTCCAGCAGCACCATCTGATCCAACAGCGCGCTCGGGAGATGAGTGATTTTGTTGCGTGACAACCTCAGGGTTTTGAGTTTGATCAGGTCATTGAAGGTGCCAGGGGCAATGGCCAAAATGTGGCTGTCGGAGAGAATCAGGCGCTGCAGGACCATCATGCCGGTGAAACTGTGATTCTGCAAGACGCCACGGTCCATGCGGTAGAGTAGAATGTGCGTGAGGTTGGTGGGCAGGCCGAGCGCCGAGATGTTGGCCACGCTGCCCCTGGAGCAGTGCACAGCGTCCCGGAAGGCACACTTGCAGGTCGGTGGGCAGGGGAAGAGCTGGGCCCGCAGGAGTCCGAGCGCCGCGCACAGTAGGGCCGTCCTCAGCATGTCTGAAAATACAGTCGACAGGGCGTTGAACCACGTGTTTGCCCCCATGACCCTTACTGTTTCGCAGAAGCACAACCCCCTGACCAGAAGAAGGCTCACTGGCTTTGCTACCCAACTACAGCTAAGGAGTCCCTCATTTTATGCttgtgcccatctcccagggtgcAGTAAGGCACTTCATCCCACAGTCTGAGAGCTCATCCTTGAAATGACCTTCAATCCGTGTGTTCATTCGAAAGGCCAACAGGTTTAAACAGAGTTCAAGGCTTGCCGTGAAGAGAGCTAATGAAATTAGTCATTCTCACATTCAAGCtcaccaaaacaacaaaaacaagcactcactgtcatccagtgaacccctgtgagtttctgagactaacgctTTATTCTtgtcaagagtagaaagcctgtctgggggtggggggtgcgtcTAGCAGCTAGCAGTATCACGCCGGGGTGCCTTTTCCAAGCTCACGGACATCCAGAACGGTGGTCATTGTAAAAGTAGCTTGCAGCAGGCCACAGCCTACCTGGGTGTCTACAGCCATGGCATGGAAGGAGAGTCGCAGAGCTGGTGGAATGATAGGTACCACCACCACCCGATTCTTTGGGTCACAATAATGCCACTTCTAATACCAACTGACTCAGCAAAAACACCGAACAAGCAAAAACAGTGAATGCCCGCAGTGGCCAGCCCCACCGAGAAAAGCAGGTAATACTACTTGTCACTTAGGCGACCCCTGGTTCTCAGAACCTTTCtattgaaaactcactgccattgagtccattatggctcatagcgaccctcgtaGTAGCCCGTGTGGATTCTATGACTTCACGGAATGCTTGCAATAACCCTCTTTGACTATTTTCTCCAATTCCCTGATGAGGAAACCAAGGCCCAGAAAGGTTAAGTAACATACCCAGGGTCACACAGCTAGACTCTGCGGGTAGTATTTCTGACTACACCATGACACACAGAGCTACCATTTCTAAGATGCCTCCTAAAAAGGAATACTGTGGCAAGGGCCTACCCACAAAATACGCAGTAATACCAGTCAACCAAGATCATGCTTCCCACCCAATGTCCCTTTGTATAAATTATCTCCCGCACTAATTTTGGTTCTAATGCACACACAGGCTCGCCTAGCTTCCAATTTCCTCTTCAAATACTGTAAAAGTTTGGCCTTACCTGACCCGGTGCTGCGCCCCATGCAACTGAAAGTCTTGGAGCTTGGCCTGTGATGTGGCACTTTGAGAAAGGAAGCGGGAGGTAGCCCTGCGTCCGGAGGATAAAGATTTCGTCAGAAGAAAATTCCTGGAAAGGACTGTCTCTGGGTGAGGCCCTATCCTGGTTTTTAATGATAAATATGAGTATTTCCAAACTGGTGAGGGGGTCTGAGATAGCCCGGGTCCTGCTGACCGAGACCAGCAGTGGGGAGAGGGTTTTTCCATAAATGGCGCAATGGGATGCTGGAAATGCTGAAGGCTGCCGCAGCCACCCTCCGAGCTGGGCCACGcttcctgtggtcttcctgtttatGGCACCTTGCCCCAATTCTCCACCGATTTCTTCTTTTCAGACTAATCATGCTAACGACACACTCGACCATGTCGGGTAATGTCATTGGTGGGCTGAAGGGTGTTTGCATGTTCACTTTGACAGGTCCAACTCCTTCCCAATGTGGCTGTGCCCCTGAGGATGACCCTGGCCCTCATGCCCTTGCCCACATTGGGTATTtgaagagggtttttgttttttatttatttatttttcttcactgggagggggagagagggggagggagagggagagagggagagggagagagagagggggagagggagggaaagggagggagagggagagggggagagggggagagagggagagagcggtttttgttttttaatttgatttctgacACACTGGTAATAAAATTACTATCTTAAGGTGGTCTGCTTCTGGTTTCCCCATTTAAGGATGAGTGTGAGCACCTCTtcatacagggtcgctatgagccaggatagactcagtggcagtgcgtttggtcatatatttgaaggaaccctggtggtacagtggttgggCACTTGCTAactgttggtggttcgaacccaccagctgcccctcgggagaaagagatgGCAGCTACCTTCTCGAAGGTGACCCTCTCAGATGCTGTACTAGGGTCGTTAGGACGTGAAATAAACACAGCTGCAACAGGTTTCACTTAAATTCACATATTTAAGAGCAGCTTGTGTTTCCACCTTCTGGGAAATTtgcctttttctcttttctctcattaaaatatttatgcctatatatttacaaaacaaaaaaaactcctATTTGTACGCATTCTTTTTATATTGTGGCTACTGACCTTTGGTCAGTTATTGAGGTTACAATCCCATCTCCCCCAGTGTGTGCTTTGTCATGTCACCTTTTCATGCTGTCCTTCGATGGACAGCAAGTTTTAAAATAGGCAGAACTATCGCTCATATATGATTGGTGCCTTTTCTGCCTATTAAAGGAATCGCCCCACCGCCAAACAGGAAAACACTCTCCGACATCACCTTACTGTGTTTTATTGTAGTCTGTTCTTGGCATTTAGAACCTTTCACCTAGGAATTGATTTCTGTACATGATGTATTAAGAGCCCAGTTTTACTTCTTTCCATTAGAACAACCAGCTGGCCTGGTcccatttattaaaaaatacgTACAGTCCTTCTTCTTCACTGAGCTTAATGGCAGCATGGACCTCATTCAGCAGCTCACTAATGGGCGGCCCGTTCCTGGGCTCTGTGACAAACTCGGCACCACGGCCAATGATAAACCTTTCATCCTGAAGACCTGATTAGAGTCAGAGGTGTATTTATTGGGAAGAAAGTAGCATCGGGATACACAAGTGTGAAAAAAAACTTGGTGCAAAATTCCTGAAGGGAAGTTTAGTTTTATTAAATTTCAAATGCACATACCCTTTGCCCAGCAGTTCCGCTGCTGAAAACAGACGCTATGGACATGTTGATGTATGCACAAAACCATTACTCCAGTAGTATTGCTAACAACAGGAACAACTTAAAAGCCTCAATGACCAGCAGCAAGCCACTAGCTGCTCGAATTACGGCCTGCCCCTGCAATGGGATGCTCtgcagaggtgaagaaaaaggaTGCAGAGTAGCAAGTGCTGGTGTAGCATTTTCTAAGATGGACTGAAGGGCTTAAGTCAAAGGCAGTGTATTATCTCAGATGGCTCTTCCAAATGTAGATTTACATGaggacataaatacacacacacacacacacacacacacagatggtgGCCGTGGAGGAAGCCAATCTAATAGACGGGGAGGCAGAAGCCGATACaaacagatgcaaaaatcctcaacaaaatactaacaaaccaaattcagcaacaaataaaaaagataaggactgtgataggtagttttattgtgccaacctggccaataggaatatgtggggctaatcaggtcacagtttgattggagggcagaaagataaatggctctgcaaggctcgccctcatctctcttgctctctggtggtcagcccagtgtgctgctgctttagctagttctctgcctcaacctgcatgctacactacctgtgggccaagccaacctgtggatcgtattgctagagcttgaggctccttagagacctgcttcaccacgctgctggtgtgtacatcacttgaactTGAGCCTGGTggttcctgtcatcttgcattgcttgagtttggtaTCCTGATTCACGAAGCTCCTAAGCTTACTGACTGTTGTTGACCCACCCTGCCGTTTGCTGCCTGCGACCCTGTCTGCCTTGCCGAGGAAGgagtctgctgtctgcttccttgaccttggacccagcagcccacatgagttgaaggacttccagtagatTAACagttccacgaaagtgagttgaactgagccctctatattgctgtgtggactaatcagctgttatattccttcttgctgtataaaactctcttcatatatatatatatatatatatatatataagtgtcctggttttgtttccctagagaaccctgcctaacacaagggCCAAGTGAGACTGATCCCAGGAATATAAGGGTGGCCAACACTAGAAAATCAATGTGACTAACAGAGTGAAGGAGGAACCCCATGATCATCTTGGGGCAGAAAGAGCATGTGGCAAAGTCAACATCTTCAAGGAACAGAAGGGAACTTAGTAATATCATAAAGGCCATACATAGAAAACTCACCGGTAACATCTGAAAGCTTTTCAACATGGTACTGAAGTTCTAGCTAGAGCAATTTAGAAAAGTAAGACAACTGGAAAGAAGTAAGATTATTCTGACTCACTGACGACGTGATCTTCTGTCTGCAATACCAtaaggaatccacaaagagacatTAGAAGTTCGCGAAATTTCCAGATACAAAACCAATGCATAAAAAGTGTCTAGTGTATTTCTATACACTAGCAATGAACAATTCCATTTATATTACAGCAAAAAGAATCCTTGGTGATAACCATTGTCACTCAGTTTAACCAAGGAAGAGTAAGACTCGTAAGCTAAATGCGATAACATTCTGCTGGAAGAAATTAAAGAAGGCCCAAGTGATAGCTACATCATGTTGGGTGTAAGGCAGTATTATAAGATGACCAAACACAAATCAAGCTTACTATcacttagaactgcccctgtgagtttcctaaactgtaactctttacagaagtgaaaagccccatctttcttcagatatgtggctggtggttttgaactgctgtgatCTTGCAGATCAAAATACTAGACCACCAGGCTCCTACAGGCAACACTACATTTGCACAAGCATGcagtgaggcaatggaaaataccttgGTTTGAGTAAGGCACCctgtcgtcctcaaagtaacacccttgctttccagcactttcaagaggccttgtgcagattAACACAATGCAAAATACTAGACCACCAGGCTCCTACAGGCAACACTACATTTGCACAAGCATGcggtgaggcaatggaaaataccgtggTTTGAGTAAGGCACCctgtcgtcctcaaagtaacacccttgctttccagcactttcaagaggccttgtgcagatttacacaatgtaacatctttttttttttttaacaatttattggggctcacacaattcttatcacagttcatacatatacatacatcaattgtataaagcacatctgtacagtctttgccctaatcattttttttctcctcttttctttttttacattttattagggactcatacaactcttaccacaatccatacatatacatacatcaattgtataaagcacatccatacattccctgccccaatcattctcaaggcatttgctccccacttaagccccttgaatcaggtcctcttttttttccccctccctccccattcccccctccctcatgtgcccttgataatttatacatcgttattttgtcctatcttgccctatccggagtctcccttccccccttctctgctgtccctctcccagggaagaggtcacatgtggatccttgtaatcagttccccctttcaaacccactcaccctccactctcccagcatcgcccctcacacccttggtcctgaaggtatcatccaccctggattccctgtacctccagccctcacatgtaccagtgtacagcctctgtcctatccagccctgcaaggtagaattcggatcatggtagttggggggaggaagcatccaggatctgggggaaagctgtgttcttcatcggtactacctcgcaccctaattaacccatctcctctcctaaaccacaATGTAACATcttgtttgatctcctgactgctgcttccatgagcactgattatggatgaGAAGGCAAAATccttaacttcaatcttttctccatttatcacgatgctacctcttggtccagttttgaggatttgaaTCTTCTCTACATTGAACTGTactctacactgaaggctgcaatccttgatcttcatcagaaaatgcttcaagtcctcctcacttacagcaagcaaggctgtcatttacatagtgcaggttgttaataagcctccctccaatcctgatgccacattcttcatacaacctaccttctctgatgattttactcagcatacagaatgaggACTTAGAGTGAGAAGATacttctctgacacacacctttcctgattttcagctACACAGTAGGCCTGTTCTGTttcacactgcctcttgatccatgtacaggttctgcaagaGCAGTTttaaaaacacactgccattgaggcaattctaactcaaaatgaccctatggggcagggtagaactgcctctgcaggtttctgagatgggagtagaaagcttgatctttccccgagcgagtgactggtagtttcaaaatgcTAACCTCCCAATTAACAGTCCAatacataactactatgccacaagggctcctcatgagcacaatcgggtgttctagaattctctctcttctcaaagctatccaatCTGTTCAGATCCATACactgaatgcctttgcagagtcaatgaaacacaaacatcCTTTTGTGTTTCAGCtatgatccatctgatatcagtaatgCTATCACTTCTTCCAGCCTGGaccactggcagctccctgtcaatgtatcatTACAGCCGTTACTATAtgatttttacttgcatgtggtattaatgctattgttccataatttgagcattctattgggtcacctttggaatggctacaaatatggatatcgctttcagtcagttggtcagatagatgtcttccaagtttctgggTATAGATTAATAAGTGCTCCCAGGACTTGTCAACTTGCTGaatcatttcaattggcattccatcaattcctggagtctttgggctaatgctttcagtctaatttggacttcttccttcggtaTCACGATTCTTTCTTATATGCTAGCTCCTGAAATGGATTACCCGGTTGTGTTTTTTTGGTAACTATTCTGTCCATctgcttctgatgcttcctgcattatttagtattttacccacagaatctttcaaagcTGCAACTTAAGGCTTGAGTTtcctcttgagttctttcagcttaagatatgatGAACCCGTTCTTCACCTTtagctttctaactctaggcttttccacatttcattatatttgactttgtcttcttgagcaaccctttgaaattttctattcagttccttGGCTTTATCatatcttccatttgccttagtgaTGCTACGATTGaaagcaagttttagagtctcttctgacacccactttgatctgttctttgtcttttaaatgaatgaccttttgctttcttcatgttatgttttgtttttttatctttttattgggggctcatacaactcatcaccatccatacattcatcaattgtgtaaagcacatttctacattcattgccctcatcattctcaaaacatttgctctccacttaagcccctggcatcagctcatttttcccactccctccccgctccccctccatgtacccttgataatttataaattattttgcatatcttacactatccactgtctaccttcacccacttttctgttgttcatcccccagggaggaggttatatttagatccctgtgattggttccctgtttctaccctactttccctccaccctcccggtatcaccactggtcctgaagggatcatccatcctgggtggccagctatcaaaagatatagcgcctggggtcttaaaggcttgacggtaatcaatcggccatctagctcagaagcaacaaagcccacatggaagcagcacaccagcctgtgtg harbors:
- the GP5 gene encoding platelet glycoprotein V — protein: MLRTALLCAALGLLRAQLFPCPPTCKCAFRDAVHCSRGSVANISALGLPTNLTHILLYRMDRGVLQNHSFTGMMVLQRLILSDSHILAIAPGTFNDLIKLKTLRLSRNKITHLPSALLDQMVLLEQLLLDHNALSSVDPDMFQKLGNLQKLFLNRNQLAFLPANLFQHLGHLKVLDLSGNNLTHLPKGLLGSQVRLEKLLLSSNQLTALDAGLLDRLGALRDLQLHSNRIHSIAPGAFDRLGHLRALTLSANRLVLLPRALFLHVHNVTRLTLFENPLEELPPVLFGELPGLREMWLNRTQLRTLPDAVFRNLSGLQALDVSLSPRLSALPEGAFQGLAGLRRLALRHNGLRSLPGALLRDLSSLESVQLDHNELQTLPGDVFEALPRLAELWLGHNPWRCDCSLQPFLGWLRGRAHLLRPAAEPPRCRGPGRLAGLPLGALLERDAGCPGPRGPSPHPPMELSLEARSQAAALRAWGPNRSEPWAWVQPVARSEREDQSLFWGLYFLLLVTQVIITAIIVFAMIKIGLLFKKLIIERVLF